A part of Streptomyces sp. NBC_00557 genomic DNA contains:
- a CDS encoding cobalamin biosynthesis protein, whose translation MGADRTYAYGAAAGLLGDLLLGDPRRGHPVAVFGRAAAAVDRALWHDHRGWGALHTTVCAGGAVALGTLAARVVRPSPAASVALTAAATWAVVGGTSLAREARAIGRALESGDVEAARARLPHLCGRDPQALDADGIARAVVESVAENTSDAVVGALVWGAVAGVPGLLGFRAVNTLDAMVGHRSPRYRRYGWASARLDDVAGWPGARLTAVLAAVAGPDPRGALRAWKADAARHPSPNAGPVEASFAGALGVRLGGTLSYGGRIEHRPVLNGAAGRAVRVTDIDRAVRLSRRVGLLALGVTLAARRLVKGHTA comes from the coding sequence ATGGGTGCCGATCGCACGTACGCGTACGGCGCCGCCGCCGGCCTTCTCGGAGACCTGCTCCTCGGCGATCCGCGCCGCGGGCATCCGGTCGCCGTGTTCGGGCGTGCGGCCGCTGCCGTGGACCGCGCGTTGTGGCACGACCACCGCGGCTGGGGCGCCCTGCACACCACCGTGTGCGCCGGTGGCGCCGTCGCACTCGGCACGCTGGCCGCACGCGTCGTACGCCCCTCCCCCGCCGCCTCCGTCGCGCTGACCGCCGCCGCCACCTGGGCGGTCGTCGGCGGCACCTCGCTCGCCCGCGAGGCCCGCGCGATCGGCCGCGCGCTGGAGTCCGGGGACGTCGAGGCGGCGCGGGCGCGGCTGCCGCATCTGTGCGGCCGGGACCCGCAGGCGCTGGACGCCGACGGAATCGCCCGGGCCGTGGTGGAGTCCGTCGCCGAGAACACCTCCGACGCCGTCGTGGGCGCCCTGGTGTGGGGGGCCGTGGCCGGGGTGCCGGGGCTGCTGGGCTTCCGGGCCGTCAACACCCTGGACGCGATGGTGGGTCACAGGTCCCCCCGCTACCGGCGCTACGGCTGGGCTTCCGCCCGCCTCGACGACGTGGCCGGCTGGCCGGGGGCGCGGCTGACCGCCGTCCTCGCCGCCGTCGCCGGCCCCGACCCGCGCGGCGCCCTGCGCGCCTGGAAGGCCGACGCGGCCCGGCACCCGAGCCCCAACGCCGGCCCGGTGGAGGCGTCGTTCGCGGGCGCCCTCGGCGTCCGGCTGGGCGGAACCCTCTCCTACGGCGGCCGGATCGAGCACCGGCCGGTCCTCAACGGGGCCGCCGGGCGCGCCGTCCGGGTCACCGACATCGACCGGGCCGTACGGCTCTCGCGCCGCGTCGGCCTGCTCGCGCTCGGCGTCACCCTCGCCGCGCGCCGACTCGTGAAGGGACACACGGCATGA